The following are from one region of the Falsibacillus pallidus genome:
- a CDS encoding LysE family transporter has translation MLFLSYIFLGLSLSAPIGPINAAQMDKGIKYGFMHAWLVGFGAMAADLVFMMLIFFGGAQFLDMPFLKTLLWSFGCFVLIYTGAESILSAGKAAKKEDMKTESKGKSFMAGFMMALSNPLNILFWFGIYGSVLAKTAEASLDKKDVFLNSAGIFVGIFLWDLLMALIAGMFKQTMAPKLLKIISQIAGAVLIGFGLYFGWQAYKELFM, from the coding sequence ATGCTGTTCCTTAGTTATATTTTCCTTGGTTTATCCTTGTCCGCACCGATTGGTCCTATTAATGCGGCTCAGATGGATAAAGGGATCAAGTACGGATTTATGCATGCGTGGCTTGTAGGATTCGGAGCCATGGCAGCGGACCTTGTTTTCATGATGCTCATCTTTTTCGGGGGAGCCCAATTTCTGGACATGCCCTTCTTGAAGACGCTTTTATGGAGTTTCGGGTGCTTCGTCCTGATTTATACTGGAGCGGAAAGCATCTTAAGTGCAGGGAAAGCGGCAAAAAAAGAGGACATGAAAACAGAGAGTAAAGGCAAATCGTTCATGGCAGGCTTCATGATGGCTTTGTCCAACCCCCTTAATATCCTGTTCTGGTTTGGGATCTACGGATCAGTTTTAGCGAAAACGGCTGAAGCAAGCCTGGATAAAAAGGATGTATTTTTAAATAGTGCAGGAATCTTTGTGGGAATTTTCCTATGGGACCTTCTCATGGCACTGATTGCGGGGATGTTCAAACAGACGATGGCCCCAAAATTGCTGAAGATTATTTCCCAAATTGCTGGTGCAGTACTGATCGGATTCGGTCTTTATTTTGGCTGGCAGGCATATAAGGAATTGTTCATGTAA
- a CDS encoding N-acetylmuramoyl-L-alanine amidase produces the protein MKRKWNKAAKATAAIAISTSMLFPLASSHQAAFSNVHNVLAAETQSVDSAYLQEAFKKAAKEFGVPENILLSVSYNMTRWEQHNGKPSTSGGYGVMHLTQMDGASADEKGLEEAHSFTPSPNLDQHMLDEAAKLINQDPEALKKDALQNIRGAAALLAKYAKESMGSVPKKEADWYGAVAKYSGSNEEAAATDFADQVYATIQKGMDRHTPEGQDVQLKPENIAGNRASAEKFHFHKSTKDPRAEVPNGVDSQFIPAFYQQLSDNPGNYTNYDVGDRPKLGGDIRYIVIHDTETEYQPTINLFSRPYGASAHYVLRSSDGQITQMIQNKDVAWHAGNWYFNMHSIGVEHEGYAAQGADWYSEQMYHASAKLVRYLAEKYDIPMDRAHIFGHNEVPGLTPSSQHGMHWDPGPFWDWDHYFELMGAPVTPAHGSKRAVTFKPHFETNKQVVDVNDGNIREHSTNFVYLYQEPSFDAPTIVDPAMSAARPDEAANWGNKAEAAQTFALADSKGDWDAIWYGGQKAWFYNPHNKNTVPGNVQTLITPKEGKDAIPVYGSAWPEASAYPSDVVPKSIFPLQYTIEAGQVYAAEEKVNGDYYNAKVFTLDPYGVHKMVYGKEEYYRIHFNHRFAFVKAEDVDVVKR, from the coding sequence TTGAAAAGAAAATGGAATAAAGCGGCCAAAGCAACGGCAGCAATCGCCATCAGTACTTCGATGCTGTTTCCGCTGGCCAGCAGCCATCAAGCAGCATTCTCGAATGTACATAACGTATTGGCGGCAGAAACCCAATCAGTCGATTCAGCTTATTTGCAGGAAGCATTCAAAAAAGCAGCAAAAGAATTCGGGGTCCCCGAAAATATCCTGTTGTCGGTTTCTTATAACATGACAAGATGGGAACAGCATAACGGGAAGCCGAGTACGTCCGGTGGATACGGCGTCATGCATCTGACGCAGATGGACGGGGCATCCGCCGATGAAAAAGGATTGGAGGAAGCCCATTCCTTCACCCCTTCCCCAAACTTGGATCAGCACATGCTTGATGAAGCAGCGAAGCTCATCAATCAAGATCCTGAAGCATTGAAGAAAGATGCTTTGCAAAATATCCGTGGTGCTGCAGCATTGCTGGCAAAGTATGCAAAGGAATCAATGGGAAGCGTGCCTAAGAAGGAAGCCGATTGGTACGGTGCGGTGGCGAAATACAGCGGCTCCAATGAGGAAGCAGCTGCGACCGATTTTGCAGACCAGGTATATGCCACGATTCAAAAAGGAATGGACCGTCATACACCTGAAGGGCAAGATGTTCAGCTCAAACCGGAAAATATAGCAGGCAACCGTGCCTCTGCAGAAAAATTCCACTTCCACAAAAGTACAAAGGATCCGCGTGCCGAGGTGCCAAACGGGGTAGACAGCCAGTTCATCCCTGCTTTCTACCAGCAATTGAGCGACAATCCGGGCAATTATACAAATTATGATGTAGGCGACCGTCCGAAGCTGGGCGGCGATATCCGCTATATCGTCATCCATGACACGGAAACGGAATACCAGCCGACCATTAATTTGTTCTCCCGTCCATACGGAGCTTCTGCACACTATGTCCTTCGTTCATCCGACGGACAGATTACGCAGATGATCCAGAACAAAGATGTTGCATGGCATGCCGGGAATTGGTACTTTAACATGCACTCCATCGGTGTTGAGCACGAAGGATATGCCGCGCAAGGAGCCGACTGGTACAGCGAGCAGATGTACCATGCTTCCGCGAAGCTTGTCCGCTATCTTGCTGAAAAATACGATATCCCAATGGATCGTGCACACATTTTCGGCCACAATGAAGTCCCTGGCCTTACTCCGTCGTCTCAGCACGGAATGCACTGGGATCCAGGCCCATTCTGGGATTGGGATCACTACTTTGAACTCATGGGTGCACCGGTCACACCAGCTCATGGTTCGAAAAGAGCCGTGACATTCAAACCGCATTTCGAAACGAATAAACAAGTGGTGGACGTAAACGATGGCAACATCCGAGAACATTCCACAAACTTCGTTTACTTATATCAAGAGCCAAGCTTTGACGCACCGACAATCGTAGATCCGGCTATGAGTGCAGCTCGACCGGATGAAGCGGCGAACTGGGGCAATAAAGCGGAAGCTGCCCAGACGTTTGCACTGGCAGACAGCAAAGGCGATTGGGATGCCATCTGGTATGGAGGCCAAAAAGCATGGTTCTACAATCCACATAACAAAAATACCGTTCCAGGAAATGTACAGACTCTGATTACACCGAAGGAAGGCAAAGATGCAATTCCGGTCTATGGCAGTGCATGGCCAGAAGCCTCTGCCTATCCATCCGATGTCGTGCCGAAATCAATCTTCCCACTGCAATATACCATTGAAGCAGGCCAGGTCTACGCGGCAGAGGAAAAAGTGAACGGCGACTATTACAATGCGAAAGTATTTACGTTAGACCCTTATGGCGTCCATAAGATGGTCTACGGCAAGGAAGAATATTACCGGATCCACTTCAACCACCGCTTTGCTTTTGTCAAAGCAGAAGATGTGGATGTCGTGAAAAGATAA
- a CDS encoding metal-dependent hydrolase family protein: MSYKLIKNGTLIDGNGGEPVKGGAVLLKGQVIEAVGKENELDVSGLDVEVVDAQGGYILPGLIDTHVHLMFEVGKVEEKLTTPFSYQFYKAIDHMKKTLDAGVTTVRDAGGADAGVKQAVENKVVAGPRMQISITPLTTTGGHGDQWMRSGVDITLHGYPGSPAGVCDGVEQVRQKAREVLRAGADIIKVHATGGVLSPTDHPEFTQYSQEELEVIVQEAKYRRGLKVMAHAQGAEGIKNAVRAGIHSIEHGIFLDDEAIELMVEKGTYLVPTLLAPVSVLEAAERDGSMPEYGVQKCREVIHFHKESIARAYKAGVKIAMGTDAGVMAHGTNLRELGLMCGIGMTPMEALVATTKTAAECLGWEDKVGTLEAGKLADVVITKTNPLADITSLEDTRNIAVVLKDGEYVKNTLKKEAALLV, from the coding sequence ATGAGCTACAAGTTGATTAAAAATGGAACATTGATTGATGGCAATGGGGGAGAACCAGTCAAAGGTGGGGCCGTTCTGCTGAAAGGGCAGGTCATTGAGGCGGTTGGCAAGGAAAATGAGCTTGATGTATCAGGACTTGATGTAGAAGTGGTGGATGCACAAGGGGGCTATATTCTTCCGGGGTTGATTGACACGCATGTCCATCTCATGTTTGAAGTTGGTAAAGTGGAAGAGAAGCTGACCACGCCTTTTTCCTATCAGTTCTATAAAGCGATCGATCATATGAAAAAGACGCTGGATGCCGGCGTTACGACGGTAAGGGACGCAGGCGGTGCAGATGCCGGCGTCAAACAGGCAGTTGAAAACAAAGTGGTCGCAGGTCCGCGGATGCAGATCAGCATTACTCCTTTGACCACAACAGGCGGCCATGGCGATCAATGGATGAGGTCAGGAGTGGACATCACGCTTCATGGCTATCCTGGAAGTCCCGCCGGCGTCTGCGACGGGGTGGAGCAAGTCCGTCAAAAGGCGCGGGAAGTATTGAGAGCAGGTGCGGATATTATTAAAGTCCATGCAACAGGAGGCGTGCTGAGTCCGACGGATCACCCAGAATTCACTCAATACAGCCAGGAAGAGCTTGAGGTCATTGTGCAGGAAGCTAAATATCGCAGAGGATTGAAGGTCATGGCTCATGCCCAGGGTGCAGAAGGAATCAAGAATGCTGTAAGGGCAGGCATCCATTCCATTGAACACGGCATCTTCCTTGATGATGAAGCCATTGAATTGATGGTGGAAAAAGGAACATACCTCGTACCGACATTATTGGCGCCGGTATCGGTATTAGAAGCGGCTGAAAGGGATGGATCCATGCCGGAGTACGGTGTTCAAAAATGCAGAGAGGTCATCCACTTCCATAAAGAAAGCATCGCCAGGGCTTATAAAGCCGGCGTGAAAATTGCAATGGGCACGGATGCCGGCGTCATGGCGCACGGAACGAACCTCCGGGAACTGGGGCTGATGTGCGGCATCGGCATGACTCCGATGGAAGCGTTGGTCGCCACAACCAAAACGGCTGCGGAATGCCTTGGCTGGGAAGATAAAGTCGGTACGCTTGAAGCTGGCAAACTGGCAGATGTGGTCATTACAAAAACCAACCCATTAGCGGATATTACATCGTTGGAGGATACACGCAACATCGCGGTCGTATTGAAGGATGGAGAATATGTGAAAAACACGCTGAAAAAAGAAGCGGCGCTGCTCGTATAA
- a CDS encoding ASCH domain-containing protein, which translates to MTNEMNQEKLPEKSCSVDRLVTMPADIEKVLAGTKTATRRNGRYADVGEIMELEGKSFVVEKVYSQSLGELTDEHAKQEGFQSVEDYKESILSYHPGMPWLPQMRVWVHEFRPVNG; encoded by the coding sequence ATGACGAACGAAATGAATCAAGAAAAATTGCCTGAAAAATCATGTAGTGTCGACCGCCTGGTGACAATGCCGGCTGATATCGAAAAAGTATTGGCAGGAACCAAGACGGCAACTCGCCGCAACGGCCGCTATGCAGATGTAGGAGAAATCATGGAGCTTGAAGGGAAATCATTTGTTGTTGAGAAAGTGTATTCCCAGTCTCTTGGTGAATTGACTGATGAACATGCAAAACAAGAAGGATTTCAATCCGTGGAAGATTATAAAGAATCCATTCTTTCTTACCATCCCGGTATGCCATGGCTTCCTCAAATGAGAGTGTGGGTCCATGAATTCCGTCCTGTAAACGGCTGA
- a CDS encoding spore coat protein gives MPPQQPQNTQSQNIPPQMNHGGHEIFDLHEIIAGMINVLDQYMMFRLFIKDPELLDILDRQYRFILDQYNITCECFTTGKDPSHPTQSYKMTQTHDVVYGIKPTQPKKPNQSIMEIQDKGISAHMLGLIKSTASLLTMTSVEVTNPVVRRVLADSVPNFIEMAYEIFLYQNKHQYYQVPQLAPNDMNQMTNSYVPFTGQPQMPNPGQMNGYQR, from the coding sequence ATGCCGCCACAGCAACCGCAAAATACCCAGTCTCAGAATATCCCGCCGCAGATGAATCATGGGGGCCATGAGATTTTTGACCTGCACGAAATCATCGCCGGGATGATTAATGTCCTGGACCAATATATGATGTTCAGGCTCTTCATCAAAGATCCGGAGCTTTTGGACATCTTGGACCGCCAATATCGGTTCATCCTTGATCAATACAACATCACGTGCGAATGCTTCACAACCGGGAAGGATCCATCACACCCTACACAGAGCTATAAAATGACTCAGACGCATGATGTGGTGTATGGAATCAAACCAACTCAACCAAAGAAGCCGAACCAATCCATCATGGAAATCCAGGATAAAGGAATTTCCGCACATATGCTGGGGCTGATCAAATCCACAGCCTCCCTGCTCACGATGACATCGGTCGAAGTTACAAACCCGGTAGTCAGACGTGTATTGGCAGACAGTGTACCAAACTTTATTGAAATGGCTTATGAAATTTTTCTTTATCAAAACAAGCATCAGTACTATCAAGTGCCGCAGCTTGCCCCTAATGATATGAACCAGATGACGAACAGCTATGTACCATTCACTGGCCAGCCGCAGATGCCAAACCCCGGCCAAATGAATGGCTACCAGCGATAG
- a CDS encoding YqcI/YcgG family protein, giving the protein MAEIYSKEMIENNQMVLEDWAREAFQSFQNMIADDENTYPCVPGRIGFLSNHLRYAFLGDPREEKTLLDAADVLKRYSQMSRETGKYASLLLFYKSPAELQRYSIEEFEDLFWSTLTSLSMKDQMPWPEGISKDPTHHTWEFCFHGEPYFSFCATPAHHLRRSRHFSSFLMAFQPRWVFEQMNDSTQLGRNMKKMIRKRLASYDEAPTHPALKWYGQEDNHEWMQYFLREDESSPSKCPFHNMMNANKKS; this is encoded by the coding sequence GTGGCTGAGATTTATTCCAAAGAGATGATTGAAAACAATCAAATGGTGCTGGAAGATTGGGCACGGGAGGCGTTCCAATCTTTTCAAAATATGATCGCTGATGATGAAAATACGTATCCTTGCGTCCCTGGTAGAATAGGTTTCTTATCCAATCATCTCCGCTATGCCTTTTTAGGCGACCCAAGAGAGGAAAAGACCTTGTTGGACGCAGCGGATGTACTGAAGAGGTATAGTCAGATGTCACGGGAGACGGGGAAATACGCTTCTCTTCTTCTGTTTTATAAATCGCCTGCGGAATTGCAGAGATATTCGATTGAAGAGTTTGAAGACCTATTTTGGTCCACCCTTACAAGTCTCAGCATGAAGGACCAAATGCCTTGGCCGGAAGGGATATCCAAGGATCCGACCCATCACACATGGGAATTTTGTTTCCATGGAGAGCCATACTTCTCATTTTGTGCAACACCTGCACACCACTTAAGAAGAAGCCGGCATTTTTCCTCTTTTTTAATGGCTTTCCAGCCCAGATGGGTATTTGAACAAATGAATGACTCCACCCAATTGGGGCGGAATATGAAAAAAATGATTCGAAAAAGGCTGGCCTCATATGATGAAGCACCTACCCATCCAGCTTTGAAATGGTATGGGCAGGAGGACAATCATGAATGGATGCAGTATTTTCTGCGTGAAGATGAATCCAGTCCATCCAAGTGTCCTTTTCACAATATGATGAACGCCAATAAGAAGTCATGA